From Actinosynnema mirum DSM 43827, a single genomic window includes:
- a CDS encoding YbjN domain-containing protein translates to MSPTDAELDAVIRSTLDDRGLTYESPEPGRFFVELPGTKKLRTNCWLVLGRHAVLVEAFVCRRPDEAFEEVYRFLLRRNARLYGVHYTVDGEGDVYLVGRVGRHAVTPDELDRVLGQVLEAADGDFNPLLELGFASAIRREWAWRVSRGEPLANLSAFRHLVSDS, encoded by the coding sequence GTGAGCCCGACCGATGCCGAGCTGGACGCCGTCATCAGGTCCACCCTGGACGACCGGGGGCTGACCTACGAGAGCCCCGAGCCGGGGCGGTTCTTCGTGGAGCTGCCGGGGACGAAGAAGCTGCGCACCAACTGCTGGCTGGTGCTGGGGCGGCACGCCGTGCTGGTGGAGGCGTTCGTGTGCCGCAGGCCGGACGAGGCGTTCGAGGAGGTGTACCGGTTCCTGCTGCGGCGCAACGCCCGGCTGTACGGGGTGCACTACACGGTCGACGGCGAGGGCGACGTCTACCTCGTCGGGCGGGTCGGGCGGCACGCGGTGACGCCGGACGAGCTGGACCGGGTGCTCGGGCAGGTGCTGGAGGCGGCGGACGGCGACTTCAACCCGCTGCTGGAGCTGGGGTTCGCCTCGGCGATCCGGCGGGAGTGGGCGTGGCGGGTCTCGCGGGGCGAGCCGCTGGCGAACCTGAGCGCGTTCCGGCACCTCGTGTCCGACTCGTGA
- the mshA gene encoding D-inositol-3-phosphate glycosyltransferase encodes MKRVAVLSVHTSPLEQPGTGDAGGMNVYVVQTATAMARRGVEVEIFTRATSSELPPVAELAPGVKVRHVVAGPFSGLEKEELPGQLCAFTAGVLRAEARHEPGHYDVVHSHYWLSGQVGWLARERWGVPLVHTAHTLAKVKNLALADSDAPEPRMRVIGEEQVVAEADRLIANTDVEADQLTGLYAADPAKVLVVPPGVDLGRFTPGDRGEARRSLGLAPDALVLAFVGRIQPLKAPDVLVRATAALLERDPGLRSRLVVLVVGGPSGSGMRTPDELVGLARSLGVADVVRFLPPQGGGSLAQVYRAADAVAVPSHNESFGLVALEAQACGTPVVAAAVGGLPVAVRDGVTGLLVAGHRTSDWADALSRIALAPGLREALAGNAVGHARGFSWDRTTESLLAAYGQARDVFREEVYA; translated from the coding sequence GTGAAGCGGGTCGCGGTGCTGTCGGTGCACACGTCGCCGCTGGAGCAGCCGGGGACCGGCGACGCGGGCGGCATGAACGTCTACGTGGTGCAGACCGCCACCGCGATGGCCAGGCGCGGCGTCGAGGTGGAGATCTTCACCAGGGCCACCTCGTCCGAGCTGCCCCCGGTCGCGGAGCTGGCGCCGGGCGTGAAGGTGCGGCACGTGGTCGCCGGGCCCTTCTCCGGGCTGGAGAAGGAGGAGCTGCCCGGCCAGCTGTGCGCGTTCACCGCGGGCGTGCTGCGCGCCGAGGCCCGCCACGAGCCGGGCCACTACGACGTCGTCCACTCGCACTACTGGCTGTCCGGGCAGGTCGGCTGGCTGGCGCGGGAGCGCTGGGGCGTGCCGCTGGTGCACACCGCGCACACCCTGGCCAAGGTGAAGAACCTGGCGCTGGCCGACTCCGACGCGCCCGAGCCGAGGATGCGGGTCATCGGCGAGGAGCAGGTCGTCGCCGAGGCCGACCGGCTGATCGCCAACACCGACGTGGAGGCCGACCAGCTCACCGGCCTGTACGCGGCCGACCCGGCGAAGGTGCTGGTCGTGCCGCCCGGCGTCGACCTCGGCCGGTTCACCCCCGGCGACCGGGGCGAGGCCAGGCGCTCGCTGGGCCTGGCGCCCGACGCGCTGGTGCTCGCGTTCGTCGGGCGCATCCAGCCGCTGAAGGCGCCGGACGTGCTCGTGCGCGCCACCGCCGCCCTGCTGGAGCGCGACCCCGGACTGCGGTCCCGGCTCGTGGTGCTGGTCGTCGGCGGGCCGTCCGGGTCCGGGATGCGCACCCCCGACGAGCTGGTCGGGCTGGCGCGCTCGCTCGGCGTGGCCGACGTGGTGCGGTTCCTGCCGCCGCAGGGCGGTGGCTCGCTCGCGCAGGTGTACCGGGCGGCCGACGCGGTCGCCGTGCCCAGCCACAACGAGTCGTTCGGGCTGGTGGCGCTGGAGGCGCAGGCGTGCGGGACGCCGGTGGTGGCCGCCGCCGTCGGCGGGCTGCCGGTGGCCGTGCGCGACGGGGTGACCGGGCTGCTGGTGGCCGGGCACCGGACCTCGGACTGGGCGGACGCGCTGTCCCGGATCGCGCTCGCGCCGGGGCTGCGGGAGGCGCTGGCGGGCAACGCGGTCGGCCATGCGCGAGGGTTCTCCTGGGACCGCACGACCGAATCGCTGCTCGCGGCGTACGGGCAGGCTCGTGACGTGTTCCGGGAGGAGGTCTACGCGTGA
- a CDS encoding DUF4349 domain-containing protein: MRRVVVVGVVALGLLVGCSGGGTPSMAPAKVAPDEGGVQGIAPQRDPARQDPARQDSAGNGQQVPEQPGEVLSGRDLVRTADVDLVSGDVDGVVARVKAAAEERGGFVASESSTGQRGTAVVRVPGERFEDFLGALGGLDGASVERREVRTEDVTEQVVDVQARLTTQRASVERIRALLDRAGSTAEIAQIEGELTRRQAELESLQGRLESLKGRVALSTVTVVVRTEPGKAAPDGPPGFLDALRGGWDALVVALAFVLAALGAALPFLVVLAIPVAALVAWRRRRRRTAAARRSGQAVGGGRADPEAGSGASTGDLPGDRGEPAAEQASVPPKE, translated from the coding sequence GTGAGACGTGTCGTGGTGGTGGGCGTGGTGGCGCTGGGGCTGCTGGTCGGGTGCTCCGGGGGCGGGACACCCTCGATGGCGCCCGCGAAGGTGGCGCCGGACGAGGGCGGCGTGCAGGGGATCGCGCCCCAGCGGGACCCGGCCCGGCAGGACCCGGCCCGGCAGGACTCGGCCGGGAACGGGCAGCAGGTCCCCGAGCAGCCGGGGGAGGTGCTGTCCGGGCGGGACCTGGTGCGCACGGCCGACGTGGACCTGGTGTCCGGCGACGTCGACGGCGTGGTGGCGCGGGTCAAGGCCGCCGCCGAGGAGCGGGGCGGGTTCGTCGCGAGCGAGAGCTCCACCGGCCAGCGGGGCACGGCGGTCGTCCGGGTGCCGGGGGAGCGGTTCGAGGACTTCCTGGGGGCGCTGGGCGGGCTGGACGGGGCCTCGGTGGAGCGGCGCGAGGTGCGCACCGAGGACGTCACCGAGCAGGTCGTGGACGTGCAGGCCCGGTTGACCACGCAGCGGGCGTCCGTGGAGCGGATCAGGGCGCTGCTGGACCGGGCGGGCAGCACCGCCGAGATCGCGCAGATCGAGGGCGAGCTGACCCGGCGGCAGGCCGAGCTGGAGTCGCTGCAGGGGCGGTTGGAGTCGCTCAAGGGGCGCGTCGCGCTGTCCACGGTGACCGTGGTGGTGCGGACCGAGCCGGGGAAGGCCGCGCCCGACGGGCCTCCGGGGTTCCTGGACGCGCTGCGCGGGGGCTGGGACGCGCTGGTCGTGGCGCTGGCGTTCGTGCTGGCCGCGCTGGGGGCCGCCCTGCCGTTCCTGGTGGTGCTCGCGATCCCGGTGGCCGCGCTGGTGGCGTGGCGGCGTCGGAGGCGGCGGACGGCGGCGGCGCGCCGGTCCGGGCAGGCGGTCGGCGGTGGCCGGGCCGATCCCGAAGCGGGTTCCGGGGCGTCCACAGGTGATCTTCCCGGAGATCGGGGAGAACCGGCGGCCGAACAGGCCTCGGTGCCGCCGAAGGAGTGA